A single genomic interval of Orcinus orca chromosome 19, mOrcOrc1.1, whole genome shotgun sequence harbors:
- the LOC101276238 gene encoding transmembrane protein 102-like — protein MASAVWRSAPWWGPLPPAPGRPLTDMDFCSGAQLQELTQLIQELGVQASWSEIPKPGPDLLQGKDFVFSLLGLVHRRDPSFPPQAELLLLRCGIREGSLDLGPAPLGPYARGPHYDAGFTLLVPVLSLDGTGQELQPDVGSCYTWLFLPDQVRGTSVREAWQDCLGPPVPGGRDSIHPAQNKETPKDPQISVDQPHVTEPEAHESLENSPSNVSVPELPQQDVTDVDFPSPLKKTNGDVTKATDVSPVPQPLEAPEAWPTLCPAQVAAWFFASLAAVAESLFPVPGAPRLVQAARHAGVTTILLATPGTPRRLLLFDLIPVVSVAGWPQGPGSHSWAGPLASESSSFYLVPGGGGGTERPDASGSQLCFARQELALKTRIPVSLLHAHAAAQALLRPLVAGTTVAAPYLLRTLLYWACERLPALYLPRPENAGACCLGLLDELGRVLEAGTLPHYFLSGQKLRAGDGAASLLGALALLRRDPARSLRAAVEEAKAARKGGGLAGVGGGAH, from the exons ATGGCTTCCGCGGTCTGGAGGAGTGCTCCCTGGTGGGGcccactgcccccagccccaggccggCCGCTCACGGACATGGACTTCTGCTCTGGGGCGCAGCTGCAAGAACTAACCCAGCTGATCCAGGAGCTGGGTGTGCAGGCGAGCTGGAGTGAAATTCCCAAGCCAGGACCAGATCTCCTCCAGGGCAAggactttgttttctctttgctag GTCTCGTTCACCGCCGGGACCCTAGCTTTCCTCCTCAGGCAGAGCTCCTGCTGCTTCGTTGCGGGATTCGCGAGGGCTCCCTGGATCTGGGGCCTGCGCCTCTAGGTCCCTACGCTCGGGGACCTCACTACGACGCGGGCTTCACACTCCTGGTGCCCGTGCTTTCGCTAGATGGCACTGGGCAGGAGCTGCAACCGGACGTGGGATCCTGTTACACATGGCTCTTCCTTCCAGATCAGGTACGCGGAACCTCGGTCCGGGAGGCATGGCAGGATTGCCTAGGACCCCCAGTCCCAGGAGGACGTGATTCGATCCACCCAGCCCAAAACAAAGAAACTCCCAAGGATCCGCAAATCTCCGTGGACCAGCCACACGTCACTGAGCCTGAGGCACACGAGTCTTTGGAAAACTCACCTAGTAATGTTTCAGTGCCAGAGTTGCCTCAACAAGACGTAACCGATGTTGACTTTCCCTCACCACTGAAAAAAACGAATGGTGACGTCACCAAAGCAACCGACGTTAGCCCAGTGCCACAGCCGTTGGAGGCTCCGGAGGCATGGCCCACATTGTGCCCCGCCCAGGTGGCTGCCTGGTTCTTTGCTTCGCTGGCTGCGGTCGCTGAGTCCCTGTTTCCGGTTCCGGGTGCCCCGCGCTTGGTCCAGGCAGCCCGCCACGCGGGGGTCACCACTATCCTCCTGGCTACGCCCGGGACCCCGCGCCGCCTCCTGCTTTTCGACTTGATCCCCGTGGTGTCCGTGGCCGGCTGGCCCCAGGGGCCTGGGAGCCACTCGTGGGCCGGCCCGCTGGCCTCGGAGTCGTCTTCCTTCTACCTGGtgcccggcggcggcggcggcacagAGCGGCCGGACGCCTCCGGCTCGCAGCTCTGCTTCGCCCGCCAAGAGCTGGCGCTCAAGACACGCATACCCGTTTCCCTGCTGCACGCGCACGCGGCGGCTCAGGCGCTGCTGCGCCCTCTGGTGGCCGGGACTACGGTCGCGGCGCCCTACCTCCTACGGACGTTGCTCTACTGGGCGTGTGAGCGGCTGCCTGCGCTCTATTTGCCACGACCCGAGAATGCGGGCGCCTGCTGCCTCGGGCTGCTGGATGAACTGGGCCGGGTGCTCGAGGCCGGGACGCTGCCCCACTATTTTCTGAGTGGCCAAAAGCTCCGTGCGGGGGACGGGGCCGCTTCGCTGCTCGGGGCGTTGGCCCTGCTTCGCAGGGACCCTGCCCGCTCCCTGCGGGCCGCTGTGGAAGAGGCCAAGGCTGCACGCAAGGGGGGAGGCTTAGCCGGCGTGGGAGGCGGGGCCCATTAA